The Rhizoctonia solani chromosome 14, complete sequence genome has a segment encoding these proteins:
- a CDS encoding Retrotransposon-derived protein PEG10, whose product MEQEPTLGTLLQAIQALTTQVGSLQDQETNNLVGDKDQGGTQAKPGPSTGPVTPPTHSGGETHTPGMVRPGLKAPFCPSRGTGFDSEEEEEPRWEPKREPCRMPRSLSSLTPFDLGSSMKQPKMELPDPYKALHCDQFDKEEQMVVWILYHIMDKAADWALPIIGTIIKGEGNPPTTILALTAKFKEAFANPNAKQATARKIAALSQTTTTLEYVTEFCNLMAELDWNKEAYIVQFMQGLHWKVKELLSTKDNIPDELEVIFAASIKIDNTCCKNEENHPKKAPAKTPVTATTSTTTTHWVCLSEDPNYVTLEERDQLCTAGLCVKCGQKGHGIKQCPNGWKATIKEAAKIGEVVELEKE is encoded by the exons ATGGAACAAGAGCCAACCCTTGGCACTCTGCTCCaggctatccaagccctcaccacccaagttgggtccctccaggaccaa gaaaccaacaaccttgttggtgacaaagaccaggggggaacccaagccaagcctggcccatcaactgggcctgtcacccctcctacccactcaggaggggaaacccacactccaggaatggttaggcctggactcaaggcccccttctgCCCCTCTAGGGGAACAGggtttgactcagaagaagaggaagaaccaaggTGGGAACCAAAAAGGGAGCCTTGCAGAATGCCTAGGAGTCTGAGCTCCCTCACTCCTTTTGATTTGGGGTCCAGCATGAAGcaacccaaaatggagctacCAGACCCTTACAAGG CTCTCCATTGTGACcaatttgacaaggaggaacaaatggttgtTTGGATTCTTTACCATATAATGGACAAGGCTGCTGATtgggccctccccatcattgggacaATCATTAAGGGTGAAGGAAACCCCCCCACCACAATCCTGGCcttaacagccaaattcaaggaagcatTTGCCAATCCCAATGCCAAACAGGCCACTGCCAGAAAAATAGCAGCcctctcccaaaccaccaccaccttggAGTATGTCACAGAGTtctgcaatctcatggcagaattagactggaacaaggaggcctatattgtgcagttcatgcaaggcctccactggaaggtcaaagagCTATTGTcaaccaaggacaatatccctGATGAACTTGAGGTTATTTTTGCAGCCTCTATCAAAATAGACAACACTTGCtgcaaaaatgaggagaaccacCCTAAGAAGGCCCCTGCCAAGACCCCAGTCACTgcaaccacttccaccactaccactcaTTGGGTCTGTctctcagaggaccctaaCTATGTCACactggaggaaagggaccaaCTTTGCACTGCAggcctctgtgtcaaatgtggtcaaaaggggcatggcatcaaacaatgccccaatggaTGGAAGGCAACCATCAAGGAAGCTGCCAAAATTGGAGAGGTTGTTGAGTTGGAAAAAGAATGA
- a CDS encoding Retrotransposable element Tf2 protein, which produces MLDGTISQTGCIWHQVQLAVLANGHPHTIPFLVCPIGNTPAILGMTWLTSEAPLINWQLGLFAQVFGEEEFKVLPPHREYDIAIDLVPDAKLSPGPIYGMTNAESKALKQHIDKELAMGKICPSVIDREKK; this is translated from the exons atgctagatggtacaatttcccagactggttgcatttggcaccaggttcaacttgcagttttggccaatggccaccccCACACCATcccttttcttgtttgccccataggcaacaccccagcaatcttaggcatgacatggctgaCATCAGAAGCACCCCTCATCAACTGGCAGCTAGGACTA tttgcccAGGTCTTTGGTGAAGAGgagttcaaggtcctccctccacacagggagtatgacattgCAATTGACCTGGTTcctgatgccaaactctcACCTGGGCCAATTTATGGTATGAccaatgcagaatccaaggcactcaaACAGCATATTGACAAAGAATTGGCAATGGGCAAGATCTGCCCTAgtgttatagatagggaaaaa AAATAG
- a CDS encoding Retrotransposon-derived protein PEG10 — protein sequence MNMKDIARAWAHPHLDQQGALIQTVDKFRTEFLAAFGNPDATQAAKQQITQLTQTGTCAEYITKFKTIAMDLDWNNTALCGQFAHGLHWEVSHLIATHEQHPTTLLELQNAALVINNALQKECASHLPKGNKSGSSINTPNRGAVIDTFNTTKFIPIFSILNKVEQTTFLIM from the exons atgaatatgaaggacatAGCCAGAGcatgggcccatccccaccttGACCAACAAGG GGCCCTTATTCAAACAGTTGACAAGTTTAGGACAGAGTTTCTGGCTGCATTTGGAAACCCAGATGCCACACAAGCTGCCAAGCAGCAAATCACCCAACTCACTCAGACAGGGACTTGCGCTGAGTACATTACAAAGTTTAAAACCATAGCCATGGatctagactggaacaacacTGCCCTctgtgggcaatttgcacatggcctccactgggaggtcagccacCTCATTGCCACTCATGAGCAGCACCCAACTACCctcctggagctgcagaatgcagccCTGGTCATCAACAATGCCCTCCAAAAGGAATgtgccagccacctgccaaagggtaataagtctggctCCTCCATCaacacccccaataggggggctgTCATAGACACATTCAACACCACaaaatttattccaattttctcaattttaaacaaagttgaacagacaacatttttgatcatgtga
- a CDS encoding Retrotransposon-derived protein PEG10: MGLEASNSKDPAHLRAPSQKPWKKCHAPYQKPSLLDWLAGHPSDQNNPRASPPFAQPTPRRAAPPQVPSPPPSLHLQSPIGAPAPLPPAPAAHYPAPVKVDHPNAYTGKIGSKGKQWLTWMLAWTCLNLWMFPTNQELGSHQAILQTIEGFKLEFLAAFGNPDATRAAKQKITTLTQSGTCADYITKFRTLAMELDWNNVALCGQFACSLHWEVSQQIATCKHQPCTLLKLQNAALIINNALCKECASHPPRDNKPSKQSNLARGTSTGLSTTSS, from the exons atgggcttagaagcctccaactccaaggACCCTGCACACCTGAGGGCCCCCAGCCAAAAGCCATGGAAGAAATGCCATGCCCCATaccaaaagccaagcctattggattggctaGCAGGCCATCCTTCTGACCAGAACAACCCCAGAGCCTCCCCCCCATTTGCCCAGCCCACACCAAGAAGAGCTGCGCCTCCacaagtcccatctccccctccatctctgcatctccaatccccaattggagcCCCTGCCCCTCTCCCACCAGCTCCAGCAGCCCACTACCCTGCTCCTGttaaggttgaccaccccaatgcctacacaggcaaaatagggagcaaggGCAAACAGTGGCTGACTTggatgctggcctggacctgccTCAACTTgtggatgttcccaaccaacCAGGAG cttggatcacaccaAGCTATCCTCCAAACCATTGAGGGGTTCAAACTGGAGTTCCTGGCAGcttttggcaaccctgatgccacaagggctgcCAAGCAGAAAATAACCACCCTTACCCAGTCTGGCACATGCGCAGActacattacaaagttcagaacccttgctatggaactggactggaacaatgtGGCCCTTTGTGGTCAATTTGCCTGcagcctccactgggaggtcagccaaCAAATTGCTACCTGCAAGCACCAACCCTGTACCCTCCTcaagctgcaaaatgcagcacttaTCATCAACAATGCTCTCTGCAAGGAGTgtgctagccacccaccaagggataataagcCTAGCAAGCAGTCAAACCTTGCAAGGGGAACAAGTACTGGTCTGTCAACCACCAGTTCATAA
- a CDS encoding Retrotransposable element Tf2 protein — MGWKATPIEDKGKAKETTKIGKDSKYQLGKENKPLFTIPITPEKQADTLEVLIDSGATSSFLHPCTAELLCLPLIDLPSPCTITMLDGLSPQAGKIWKKANLTFSFDGKQMTKTFLICNTGSHTTILGLKWLDAHNLEINWNMHTLTFPHTPPKHMAVAKEEEADKNPLEGVPLEYHQYAKVFGEEEFNKLPPHWHYNIGIELTKDGPLNLPLYSMTDAKSSTLKDWLRDELKAGKIQPSKSSISSPVMFVPKKDGSQRLVVDYCCLNNQTKKNVYPLPQPDDLMAQLGGAKVFTKLDLQWGYNNVQVKEGNKWKTTFCTKYGLYKSLVMTGVQHLTNAPAAFQHFMNKLFKDLLDKCVIIYLDDILIYSKDDAAHAKHVHKVLCWLMDNQLFCKASKCAFHVTSVEYLGIIVSDKGFSLDKLKIQAVQEWLVPTKVKEVQLFLGFANFLC, encoded by the exons atgggctggaaggctacccctattgaggataaggggaaggccaaAGAAAccaccaagattggcaaagactccaagtaccaattgggaaaaga AAATAAACCCCTgttcacaattccaatcacaccagagaaacaagcagatactttagaagtcctgatagactcaggtgCCACATCCTCATTCCTCCACCCTTGTACAGCAGAACTACTCTGCCTACCCTTAATAGACCTCCCTTCACCCTGCACCATtaccatgcttgatgggttgagcccccaggcaggaaaaatctggaaaaaggcaaACTTAACTttttcctttgatggcaaacagatgaccaagaccttcctcatatgtaatacagggtctcacaCCACTATCTTGGGATTAAAGTGGTTGGATGCCCATAACCTGGAAATCAATTGGAATATGCACACCCTCACCTTTCCTCACACCCCACCAAAACACATGGCTGttgccaaggaagaagaagctgacaagaacccccttgaaggagtacccttggaataccatcaatatgctaaggtatttggagaggaagaattcaacaagcttccccctcactggcattacaacattgggattgaacttaCCAAAGATGGACCCCTCAACTTGCCCCTCTATAGCATGACAGACGCCAAGTCCtctacactcaaggactggctcagggatgaattGAAAGCTGGAAAAATCCAACCCAGCAAATCCTCCATCAGTTcaccagtcatgtttgttccaaaaaaggatggttcccaaAGGCTAGTTGTTGACTACTGTTGCCTCAATAACCagacaaaaaagaacgtttacccaCTGCCCCAACCAGATGatcttatggcccagcttggtggtgccaaggtctttactaaGTTGGATCtgcaatggggttacaacaatgtccaagtaaaggaaggcaacaaatggaagaccaCTTTTTGTACCAAATATGGTCTCTACAAATCACTGGTTATGAC tggtgtacaacacctaacaaatgcccctgctgccttccagcacttcatgaacaaactattCAAGGACCTACTGGACaaatgcgtcatcatctacttagatgacatcctaatttactcaaaggatgatgCTGCCCATGCTAAGCATGTTCACAAAGTACTCTGCTGGTTAATGgataaccaattgttctgcaaggcatcaaaaTGCGCCTTCCATGTCACTTCTGTGGAATACTTAGGAATCATTGTCTCTGATAAaggtttcagcctggataagctcaaaatccaggcagttcAGGAATGGCTGGTGCCCacaaaggtcaaagaagtccagttgttcttaggatttgccaacttcttatgttga
- a CDS encoding Retrotransposable element Tf2 protein has product MFALPFFTILSCSITPSTFSAGALVMFVKKANGSLQLVVDYRKLNDVTHKNVYPLPRQDNLMAKLQHAKIFTKLDLRWGYNNVWIKEGDEWKTAFRTKYRLFEYLVMPFGLTNAPAAFQHFMNDLFRDLIDVTVVIYLDNILIFSEDLKEHPTYVREVLSRLMKNQLFCKLSKCHFHATTVDYLGIIISPAGFSMDQKKIEAVTSWPQPRTVKQVQAFLGFVNYLHCFIPNFSLVAHPLHNLTRKEMLWVWGSQEEEVFQELKSLVTRSLVLIHSNPDLPYYLETDASGVAMGAILSQRGADNCLHPIAYMSKSFSGAEANYNTHNKELLAIIKALEEWQIFLEAMEKPVQVFTNHCNLEYWMQAQTFNCRHTQWHIFLSNFNFEIHYYPGKQSGKPDALSRRADYVDTPQEPKIMLPTKVFANASQEELEIVTKICSKLREDPSLEPIIQFLTKDADNAPPSICKAYQDYNWEEDLLWYHGKLVVLDSEPLKERLLREFHNSPLAGHPGQQQTLELLSRNYWWPGMKSSAKEWVECCPTCQANCCPHALVIALKPLEVPPFLFHTISYDFITGFPKSQGHNAILVIIDSFSKFGHFIPTLKKVTAKGLADLFIIHVWKLHRLAVKTVSDCRTTFTGKFLRALYQQLGVKLAFFSAYHPESDGQMERVNQFIKFHLCSYVAANHSDWAAWLPLAEYAYNNAKHASTGKTPFELVYVL; this is encoded by the coding sequence ATGTTTGCTTTGCCGttctttactattttatCCTGTTCCATAACACCTAGCACTTTCTCTGCTGGTGCCCTGGTTATGTTTGTGAAAAAAGCCAATGGATCTCTACaactggttgttgactataGGAAGCTTAATGATGTCACTCACAAAAATGTATACCCCCTCCCCAGGCAAGACAACTTGATGGCTAAACTCCAGCATGCAAAAATATTTACCAAACTTGACTTGCGCTGGGGGTACAACAATGTCTGGATCAAGGagggtgatgaatggaagacagcattTAGGACCAAATACAggctatttgaatatcttgtaatgccttttggcctaaccaatgcccctgctgccttccaacattttatgaatgaCTTATTCAGGGACCTAATTGATGTTACAGTGGTTATTTATTTGGACAACATCTTAATATTCTCAGAAGACCTTAAGGAACACCCAACctatgtcagggaagtcctatcaaggctaatgaagaaccaattATTTTGCAAGTTGTccaaatgccatttccatgCCACAACAGTGGATTACCTAGGCATCATCATATCCCCAGCAGGATTTTCAATGGATCAAaaaaagattgaggcagtcacgtcatggcctCAACCTagaacagtcaaacaggtccaggcattCTTAGGCTTTGTCAACTACTTGCACTgtttcatccccaatttcagcttggttgcaCACCcactccacaacctcaccaggAAGGAGATGCTCTGGGTCTGGGGTAGTCAAGAAGAGGAGgtgttccaggaattgaAGTCCCTGGTCACCCGCTCACTGGTACTAATTCACTCCAACCCAGACctcccctactacctagaaactgatgcatcaggagtagccatgggagccatccttaGCCAAAGAGGAGCAGATAATTGTCTTCACCCaattgcctatatgtccaagtcattttcaggagcagaagccaaCTACAATActcacaataaggaacttcTTGCAATCATCAAAGCCCTAGAAGAATGGCAAATCTTCCTAGAAGCAATGGAAAAACCAGTACAAGTGTTCACCAATCACtgcaacttggaatactggatgcaggcccAAACATTCAACTGCAGGCACACCCAGTGGCacatattcctgagcaacttcaactttgaaatccactattacccaggaaagcaatcaggaaagccagatgCCCTATCCAGAAGAGCAGACTATGTTGACACCCCCCAGGAGCCCAAAATTATGCTGCCAACCaaggtctttgccaatgcCTCTCAGGAAGAGTTAGAAATTGTCACAAAAATTTGCTCCAAACTGAGAGAAGACCCTTCCCTTGAGCcaatcatccaattcctaacTAAGGATGCTGATAATGCACCACCTTCCATCTGCAAGGCCTACCAAGACtacaactgggaagaagacctgcTATGGTACCATGGAAAATTAGTGGTTCTGGACTCAGAACCACTAAAAGAAAGACTACtaagggaattccacaattCACCCCTGGCAGgccacccaggacaacaacAGACCTTAGAGCTACTCAGTAGGAActattggtggccaggaatgaaatcctctgccaaggaatgggttgaatgctgtCCCACTTGTCAAGCCAATTGCTGTCCCCATGCACTGGTCATTGCCTTAAAACCcctagaagttcccccctttcTGTTCCATACAATTTCCTATGACTTTATCACAGGGTTCCCCAAGTCTCAGGGACACAATGCAATCTTGGTAATCAtagactccttctccaagtttggtcaCTTCATTCCCACCTTGAAAAAGGTCACAGCAAAAGGACTTGCAGATTTGTTCATTATCCATGTTTGGAAACTTCACAGATTAGCAGTCAAAACTGTCTCAGATTGCAGAACAACCTTTACAGGAAAATTCCTTAGAGCTCTCTACCAACAACTTGGGGTCAAACTGGCATTTTTCTCTGCCTACCACCCTGAATCAGAtggacaaatggaaagggtgaaccagtttATCAAATTCCACCTTTGTTCCTATGTAGCTGCCAATCATTCAGACTGGGCTGCTTGGCTACCTCTGGCagaatatgcatacaataatgccaagcACGCATCCACAGGAAAAACTccctttgaattggtctatgtgttgtag